The segment TGGGCGCTGGGTCTTGCTGGCACCCAGTCGGGCGGGCTGTTTGCGTTCGCTAGTGACGGCACGGATTCCAAGCGCTTCCATCCGGGGCGCGGCGCGCAAGCCGGCGTGATGGCAGCCGAACTCGCTGCGCGCGGCCTGACAGGCCCGACGCAGTTGTTCGAGACCGGGGACGGCGGCTGGCTCAAGGCGTTCTCGGAGTCGCCCAAACCGGAAAGGCTGCTGGACGGGCTGGGCAGCGACTGGCATATGGCCCGGACCAACTTCAAGCCTTATGCGTGCTGCGGCAGTGCACATGCGCATGTCGATTGTGCGCTGCGGCTGCGCGCCGACTGGGCGGGGCAGGGACCGATTCGCGTCGGCATGCCGACCGTTGTCGATGTGCAATGCGGTTACCACTACGCGCCGGGCAGTGTGCTGAACGCGCAGATGAGCGCTCGCTACGCGCTGGCGGTTGCGCTCTTGGATGGCGAGGTACTGCCGGCGCAGTTCGAGCAGACCCGCCTGGCCGACCCGCAGATCGTCGCGCTGGCCAACACGATCGAGATCGTACGCGACCCCGAACTCGACACGCTATACCCGGCCAGTTTCTGTGGCTGGGTGGAAATGATGTCGACGAACGGCGAGGCGCTGCGCGCGTACCAGGCCAACCCCTCGGGCTCCGCGGAGAATCCGGCGCGCATGGCAGCCATCCGGGACAAGTTTCGCGCCTTGACGGCGGACGTGCTGGCGCCCGCGCAGGCGGAGGTGCTGATCGACGCATTTGGCAAGCTGACGACGACGCCAGTGTGCCACATCCTGGCCGCCGCCGATTCCGTCGCCTGAAGCCAGGGCTACGCCTGCGGCACGCCGAGCGAACGCAGCGCGCGCTGCAGCACTGGCGAGCGGTTGTCGGGATTCCAGATCGCTGAATACTCGGCAATGGCGGGCTCGCCGGTGAGATCGCGCAAGGCCACGCCGGGCAGCGAAGCCTTGGCGAGCGTGGCCGGTACCAGCGCGATGCCGCGGCCCAGCCCTACCAGGCTGACCACTGACAGCAGATGTTTGGCGTAATGCCGGATATGCGGGCTGAAGCCGGCCTGGACGCAGGTGGAGGTCACCAGGTCGAAGTACGCCGGCGCACTGTCGCGCGGGATCGTGACAAAGGGCATCTCGGCCAGCCGCACCAGGTCGATGCGCTTGCGTTTGGCGTACGGGTGCGATGCGGGCAAGGCCACCACCAGCCGCTCCTTGTGGATGACATGGGCGCGAAGCTCGCCTGGGGGCGTGCCGATCTGCGCGAACCCCAGGTCGATGCGGTCGCGCTGCAGCGCATCGACCTGCTCGGCGGTGCTGGTCTCCTCCCAGGTGATATCGATCTCGCCGATATCCTGCTCGAACTTTTGCACGATGCGCTCGACGTTCATGTACAGCACTGCCGCGACGAAGCCGATGCGCAGGTGGCCGGTCTCGCCGTGCTCGGCTTTGCGCACCGCCTCGACGGTGGCGTCGAGCTGGTTGAGCATGCGGCGCGCTTCACGTACCAGCGCCGAGCCGGCCGGCGTCAGCCGCACCGTGCGCCGGTTGCGATCGAAAAGCAGCACGCCGAGGTCTTCTTCGAGCTGCTGGATGTGCTTGGTCAGCGGCGGCTGCGAGATCAGCAGGCGCTGGGCCGCGCGGCCGAAGTGAAGCTCCTCGGCGAGCACGAGGAAGAGTCGGAGGGTGCGGAGTTCGAGCATGGCGTGTGGGCTGAAGAGGCCGGTGAACGAAGTCGACTTATTCTAGAACTGAATTAGTCTCTTCCTAAAACTGTATTGGACGCTATCGTCGTCGGCGACCAGAATAGCTTCCATCAAACCAACAACGAAGCGGAGACAGCCAGGCCGATCCTGTGCGGCCGGCGCCCCATCAGCGCCACGGCCTGCGTTCCGTTTCCAACTGTCGACACGGAGCGCTAGCGAATGGAACGCCTCAAGCCACTGAAACCCGAAGAACTGACGCCCGAGCAGATGGAAGTTCACGCGGCGATTGCCGCCGGTCCGCGGGGGCAGGT is part of the Cupriavidus oxalaticus genome and harbors:
- a CDS encoding LysR substrate-binding domain-containing protein, which gives rise to MLELRTLRLFLVLAEELHFGRAAQRLLISQPPLTKHIQQLEEDLGVLLFDRNRRTVRLTPAGSALVREARRMLNQLDATVEAVRKAEHGETGHLRIGFVAAVLYMNVERIVQKFEQDIGEIDITWEETSTAEQVDALQRDRIDLGFAQIGTPPGELRAHVIHKERLVVALPASHPYAKRKRIDLVRLAEMPFVTIPRDSAPAYFDLVTSTCVQAGFSPHIRHYAKHLLSVVSLVGLGRGIALVPATLAKASLPGVALRDLTGEPAIAEYSAIWNPDNRSPVLQRALRSLGVPQA
- a CDS encoding MmgE/PrpD family protein is translated as MHQQMQSMAITRELAGWIAGIRNADLPDGVRQAVGGLSLDTFGAGLTGHDEPWSRAIRDWADDGYLAPRSGGARAWGRPGRSYRAADAALVNGAAAHAYELDDFHNAKVHLGAVVLPAVFALAETLEVPPERVETAIAVGYETMIRCSLALQPELARMKGWHMTAVCAPLGAAAASAVMLGLDAERTAWALGLAGTQSGGLFAFASDGTDSKRFHPGRGAQAGVMAAELAARGLTGPTQLFETGDGGWLKAFSESPKPERLLDGLGSDWHMARTNFKPYACCGSAHAHVDCALRLRADWAGQGPIRVGMPTVVDVQCGYHYAPGSVLNAQMSARYALAVALLDGEVLPAQFEQTRLADPQIVALANTIEIVRDPELDTLYPASFCGWVEMMSTNGEALRAYQANPSGSAENPARMAAIRDKFRALTADVLAPAQAEVLIDAFGKLTTTPVCHILAAADSVA